The Anaerolineales bacterium region TTTCGTTCATCCGAGCGAACATGGCGAGCCATGCGATCTATCAAAGTCAGTTTGTCAAAGGTTGGTGGGAGGCTTGGTACGGCGCGGCGCACGTTCCATCGTCCGTGATTCTGAACGGCGTTGACTTGAATCAATATTCACCCGTCGGCGCGCACAAACGCCCAACGGATTTGTACCGCCTGCTCGTGGTGGAGGGCAGTCTCGCGGGCGGATTGGACGCGGGCTTGTTTTTCGCCGTAGATTTGGCTCAGCGCTTAGCGAAGAAACACCGAATCGAACTCGTCGTCGTTGGGCGCGTGGATGCGCGCGCAAAACACAAATTGGGAGAACAAAAAGATTTCGGAATCCGTTTCATGGACGCGTTGCCGCGCGAAGAGATTCCGTTCCTCGAACGTTCGTCGCATCTTTTGTTTTCAGCGGAGGTGAATCCGCCGTGCCCGAATTCGGTCATCGAAGCGCTGGCGTGCGGGTTGCCTGTCGTCGGCTTTGACACTGGCTCGCTCGCTGAACTTGTGCAAGGCGATGCGGGTCGGCTTGTCGCGTACGGGGCGAATCCGTGGAGGTTGGAGCGACCAGACGTCCCGTCGCTGGCAGACGCGGCGGAAGAAGTCTTGCGCGATAACGAACACTTCCGCAAGTCCGCGCGCGCGAGGGCAGAATCCATTTTCAGTCTAGATAAAATGGTGGATGAATATTTGAAGGTGTTGTTGGGTTAACGTCGGTGGTTGAGTAGAGCGGCGGCGATCGTTCGTCGCTCGTATCGAAACCACCGAGGTGTACATAAAAAGGAGATTCGATGTCCGACGAAATCATTGCCTTCCTGGAAAAACATTTGCAAGCCGTTCAGGATAACGACATAAAAACATACAACGAGACTACAGCCGAGGACCTCACGCTGTACGAGTGGTGGATCACGCCGCAACGCATTGACGGATTGCCCTTCCACGAGTTTATGATGACCTCCAACGCTGAGCGCGGGACGGTGTTCGGCGCGGAGGCAAAGGGGAAAACGAAAACGCGGTTCGATCTTGCGAACTTGCATGTGCAACGCTACGGCGATACGGCGATCGTGAGTTATACGTTGCTCATCAGCGCGGCTTCGGCAGACGGCGTGAAGGTGGCTTCGCACAACGAAAGCCGCGTGATCGTCAAAATGAACGGCGCGTGGAAGATCGTCCACGTGCATAAATCTCCCGCGTGGCAGGCTCCGCACATTCCATGACAAATCGATTCCCTGGCAAACTCGCTTTGCAACAACGCGTGCTTCCCAATTATCGCGCGCCGTTCTTTGACTTGCTCGCCTCATACTGCGACGGCGGGATGAGTCTCTTCACCGGCGAGCCGCGTCCCAACGAAGGCATCACAACGACAAACCAAGTGCAAATGATCGCGAAGCATCCTACTCTGGGAACCAATTACAAAGTAGGAAAAAATATCCACCTCCTCGGCGGAAAATTTTATTTGTGTTACCAACGCGGTTTGATTGACTGGCTCGAAGAGTGGAATCCCGACGCGTTGATCGTGGAAGCCAACCCGCGTTACCTTTCCACGCCCTCGGCGGTGAAGTGGATGCACGCGCGGAATAAACCTGTGATTGGCTGGGGGCTTGGCGCACCCCCCCTCAATCCCCCCCATTTTCAAGGAAAATGGGGGGGAATCAAAGGGGGGGTCGGATTTCGTGAACGAAGACGAATCAATTTCCTCCGTCAATTCGATGCGCTGATCGCCTACAGCCAACGCGGCGCGGACGAATATGCCGATTTAGGCTTTCCGCTCGATAACATTTTTGTCGCGCATAATTCCGTTTCGCCCGCGCCGACGTGGGCAATGCCGAATCGCCCCGATGCGTTTCGCGATCAGCCGTGCGTCCTTTTTGTGGGACGTTTGCAACTCCGAAAAAATGTTGATTTATTGCTTGGCGCCTGCGCGGAGATTCAAAACGTGCGGTTGGTCATCGTCGGCGACGGACCCGAGCGCGAGGCGTTCGAGGAACTTGCGGCAGAGATCTATCCCTCGGCGGAGTTTGTGGGAGCAAAGCACGGGGAGGAGTTGAAAGCCTACTTTGAAGAAGCGGATTTGTTCGTCCTGCCGGGAACCGGCGGACTTGCCGTGCAGGAGGCGATGAGTTATGGGCTTCCGGTCATTGTGGCGGAGGGAGACGGCACACAGGACGATCTGGTGCGAAAGGAAAACGGCTGGCAGGTCCCGCCGGATGATCTCGACGCGTTGGTCGCGACCATGAAAGACGCGCTGTCTGATTCAGCGCGCCTGCGGAAGATGGGAGAGGAATCGTTCCGGATCGTGAAAGAGGAGATCAATATCGGGAAGATGGTCGAGGTTTTTGTGACCGCGTTGAGGAGCGTCTAATTATTTTTCAAACACGAAGGACACCAAGTACACAAAGGAGGAAAAGCTGTAATTTCATACATTTTTCCTTTGTGACCGTCGTGTCCTTTGTGTTGATGCTCTTTTCCGTCCGTGTTGAACTCAACTCGAGAATGAACTAATCGCCTCTTGCAGATTGTTGTAGATCAGCAGGCTTTGGAGGAAGCCGGCAATGTTCAAAATGTAGTAGACCTTCGGGTCAGGACAGACCAACTTGAAATGGGAGGATTTGTATTGTTCCTTCAAATTGTGCAATTTCTGAAGTTCGTCTTCGGGGGTGAATAATTTGAAGATGGTTTGGATGGCGAGCAAGCCCGAACTGGTGAGAATCTTCACTCCGCTCAGGTCAAGCAGAAGATAGCGCGCGCCGTCTTCGTGCGCCTGCCGCGCGCGGTCAATCACTTGGTTTGCAGTCACGCGGTCAAAATTACCTTCGAGGTGAAGGATGGTAACCGATACGGCGCCCTGAACTGGCGACACGGTGATTTTTAGTTCGCTCATGGTTCACTTTCCTTCCGTAGCCGCAGAGTGCACAGAGAAAATTGAGAAAAGAACTCAGAGACTCTGTGATCTCTGTGGCTGGTCTTTCTATTTCTGATTCCTCTCCACATTCACCCACATCTGCTCGCCGTTCGTGGTGATCTCGATCCAGCCGTTTTGGTCGGTGCGCAACAGCGAATAATCTTTGATCGTTTCGAGCGTTTCGGCGTCGGGCATTCCGTTGATGTCGCCCGCCGCGACATTCAGCACGATCAATTCGGGATTCAAATCGGCGAACCACTCCGGCGGGTTAGACGGAGCATACCCCGCATCCGCGAGCGACAGCACGCTGACCGGTCCAACGCTCGCGCCATTTTGCAATTCGTCCAACGCCTCGAAACTCATGCCCACCGGCAACAGCGCGCGGAAGTTCTGCCATTCAATTAATATCACAGAACCGCGCGGACCCACCGTCAGGATTTTCAACGTCGCGCCTTCGCCGAGGTCGAGGGTTTCTCCCGGCTCCGCCATCGTCAAGGGAATTGTTTGCAACGCCAGATATTCATCCAGCACCCGTGAAGAAAACGAAGCCTGCCGGTTCCCGCTCCACAAGACCGCGTCGGGCGGATAGCGTTCGAGCACGCGCGGCAGAGCGGCAATCTGTTCCTCTTCCGGGTTGGCGACCACGAGCCAATCGAGTTTGCGGTCGAACGCAGACAAGCGCCTGCCCAACTCATCCGAGAGAATCGTCACGCTGGCGCCGCCGTTGATCAACACCGATTTGCCCGACGGCGTTTTGATAAGGACTGCATCCGCCGAGCCGACATCCATAAATGTGACGTGCAAAAGTTTATCGGGAAATGCAGACGCCGCGCGCCAGATCATCAACAGCGCGAGTGATAATGCGACGATTGCGGTTCCCGCGCCGAGTGCGCCTGCGCGCTCCCTGGCGGCTTGGATCCACTCCCCTAGCCGCGCCCAGCCAAACGTCGCGAAAAGAAGCGCCGCGTAAAACAGGATCACGAATCCCAGCGAGAAATCGCCGAGGTAGAGAGTCCCGTGCGGCACACGGTCAAAGAGTTCGACGACGCGAATCGTGTACGCGGCGAAGGGATACGCGACCCACGCCGCGAGTTGTCCGAGCGTCATCCAGAGGAGGCTGAGGAAGACCGCGAGCCCGCCGAGAATCATCACCGCCGGTTGCGCCGGCAGGATGAACGGGTTGGCGATGAACGAGACGAGCGAGATGCGTTGGAAATGATATGCCATGATCGGAATGGTGGTGAGTTGCGCGGCGAAAGTGAGGAGGACGTAATCAGTTGCAGGGCGGATAATCTTCTTTGCATACGCCCTTGAAATATTTCTTGTAAGATACAAGTACAAGTTTTTTGGAAACGGTTTTTTCAATTTTCGTACAGTTTTGGATGGAAGAAAGCCTTTAAGCAATCGATCTGTTGCTTTGGAAAAAATGTCTGCATAAAGGATGATACCGAATGTAGCGAAGAATGATAACTGAAAACCGACATCCCAAACATAGAGCGGATTCCACAGGCACATAAACATTGCCACCGCGAGGAGAGTGTTGATGGCGAATTGCCGCCGCCCGATTTGCCTTGCGAACAACGCGAGACTGCCCATGATGGCGGCGCGCACGACCGCCGCGCTCCCACCGACAAGGACGGTGTAAAAGACGATGCCAATGACTGCCAGCGCGGAGCCCCAACGTGGACCGAAGAAGCGGCTGAAGAACAGAAAGAACAACCCGGCGATGATACTGATGTTGAAACCCGAAATGGCGATGATGTGCGCTGTGCCGGTATCTTTGAAGGCTTGTTGCAGTTCTTGGGTGAGACCGGTGTCTACGCCGAGGAGGATGCCCGCCAGCAGAGATGATTCGGGGTCCGGGAAGATGCGATAAATATTGGCGAGCGATTTTTCTTTCAGCGCGTAGAGCGCGGCGGAGATCGGGTTGCCTCCGTTGCCCGGCAGGACAGTCACCTCCGCCGATGACATGTACGCGTGAATGTGTTGCGCGGCGAGGTAATCTCGATAGGAAAAACCCTCGTTTTCGGGCGGCGTTTTGAGTTTGCCGCGCAGGCGAACGATCTCTCCGTAGTGGAAGGTCTGGTTGGCATCCACGCGGACAAGGAGCAAGCCGCCTACTTTGAGATCGCCGTCGCCGGTGTCCACCTTGGTGACTTTGACGCGGAGGTTGGTGTACGCGTCGCGGTAATCGGGCGGCTCGACGAGATAACCCGTGATGAGCAAATCATAGTTGCGGTCGTTGTAGAAGGCGATGTGGAACGCGTCGAAGTTGGGGACGGAGAGTTGGTAACGGAGCGCGCCGAGGGAGAGGGAAGATAAAAGGATGAAGGAGAAAGGATGAAGGAGGAAGAGGAAAGATGAAAGAGGAAAGAGGCGAGCGGCGACGGCGAGGAGGAGGAAAATAAAGGCGAGAACGATCCAAGCCCAAAACGGAAGTGAAACGAGACTGCCGAGAACGATTCCGCCGAGGAAGGCGAGCGAAATCCATACCAGCGGAAGTTGGGTCGTGAAGCGTTCGCGCAGTAATGTGGAATGATTCGTCGCCTGCATATGTGTCATTCATCATAGCATGGATTTCATAGGGTGGGATACAATTTTTGCGATGACATCCTCCAAACTCATCCTCGTCACCGGCGCGACCGGCTATGTGGGCGGACGGCTCGCGCCGCGCCTGCTCAAAGAGGGCTACCGCGTACGCGTACTCGTCCGCGACGCGGAGCGCCTGAAAGGACGCGCATGGCTGAAACAAGTGGATATTGTCAGCGGCGACGCGCTGCAACCGGAAACCCTCGCCGCCGCGTTGAAGGATGTATCCATCGCGTATTATCTCATCCACGGGATGCAGGATGGGAAGGTGATCGTGGAACGCGACTTGCAGGCGGCGAAAAACTTCGCCGAAGCCGCGTCGCGAGCGAACATTGAACGCATCATCTACCTCGGCGAACTGGTTGACCCAACCTCGACTCTCTCTCCTTACCTTCGCGCGCGGCATGAAACGGGTTATGCCTTGCGGCAGGGCAAGGTCCCGGTGACG contains the following coding sequences:
- a CDS encoding glycosyltransferase family 4 protein, producing the protein MSRICIFPRVEGFGGVTSFRLKFEQGLRARGVDVTNDLDSPADAILVLAGTRSLPRLWWARAQGRRIVQRLDGVNWVHRVRWAGLRYTLRAIYGNWNLSFIRANMASHAIYQSQFVKGWWEAWYGAAHVPSSVILNGVDLNQYSPVGAHKRPTDLYRLLVVEGSLAGGLDAGLFFAVDLAQRLAKKHRIELVVVGRVDARAKHKLGEQKDFGIRFMDALPREEIPFLERSSHLLFSAEVNPPCPNSVIEALACGLPVVGFDTGSLAELVQGDAGRLVAYGANPWRLERPDVPSLADAAEEVLRDNEHFRKSARARAESIFSLDKMVDEYLKVLLG
- a CDS encoding nuclear transport factor 2 family protein translates to MSDEIIAFLEKHLQAVQDNDIKTYNETTAEDLTLYEWWITPQRIDGLPFHEFMMTSNAERGTVFGAEAKGKTKTRFDLANLHVQRYGDTAIVSYTLLISAASADGVKVASHNESRVIVKMNGAWKIVHVHKSPAWQAPHIP
- a CDS encoding glycosyltransferase; translated protein: MTNRFPGKLALQQRVLPNYRAPFFDLLASYCDGGMSLFTGEPRPNEGITTTNQVQMIAKHPTLGTNYKVGKNIHLLGGKFYLCYQRGLIDWLEEWNPDALIVEANPRYLSTPSAVKWMHARNKPVIGWGLGAPPLNPPHFQGKWGGIKGGVGFRERRRINFLRQFDALIAYSQRGADEYADLGFPLDNIFVAHNSVSPAPTWAMPNRPDAFRDQPCVLFVGRLQLRKNVDLLLGACAEIQNVRLVIVGDGPEREAFEELAAEIYPSAEFVGAKHGEELKAYFEEADLFVLPGTGGLAVQEAMSYGLPVIVAEGDGTQDDLVRKENGWQVPPDDLDALVATMKDALSDSARLRKMGEESFRIVKEEINIGKMVEVFVTALRSV
- a CDS encoding STAS domain-containing protein gives rise to the protein MSELKITVSPVQGAVSVTILHLEGNFDRVTANQVIDRARQAHEDGARYLLLDLSGVKILTSSGLLAIQTIFKLFTPEDELQKLHNLKEQYKSSHFKLVCPDPKVYYILNIAGFLQSLLIYNNLQEAISSFSS
- a CDS encoding ComEC/Rec2 family competence protein, yielding MTHMQATNHSTLLRERFTTQLPLVWISLAFLGGIVLGSLVSLPFWAWIVLAFIFLLLAVAARLFPLSSFLFLLHPFSFILLSSLSLGALRYQLSVPNFDAFHIAFYNDRNYDLLITGYLVEPPDYRDAYTNLRVKVTKVDTGDGDLKVGGLLLVRVDANQTFHYGEIVRLRGKLKTPPENEGFSYRDYLAAQHIHAYMSSAEVTVLPGNGGNPISAALYALKEKSLANIYRIFPDPESSLLAGILLGVDTGLTQELQQAFKDTGTAHIIAISGFNISIIAGLFFLFFSRFFGPRWGSALAVIGIVFYTVLVGGSAAVVRAAIMGSLALFARQIGRRQFAINTLLAVAMFMCLWNPLYVWDVGFQLSFFATFGIILYADIFSKATDRLLKGFLPSKTVRKLKKPFPKNLYLYLTRNISRAYAKKIIRPATDYVLLTFAAQLTTIPIMAYHFQRISLVSFIANPFILPAQPAVMILGGLAVFLSLLWMTLGQLAAWVAYPFAAYTIRVVELFDRVPHGTLYLGDFSLGFVILFYAALLFATFGWARLGEWIQAARERAGALGAGTAIVALSLALLMIWRAASAFPDKLLHVTFMDVGSADAVLIKTPSGKSVLINGGASVTILSDELGRRLSAFDRKLDWLVVANPEEEQIAALPRVLERYPPDAVLWSGNRQASFSSRVLDEYLALQTIPLTMAEPGETLDLGEGATLKILTVGPRGSVILIEWQNFRALLPVGMSFEALDELQNGASVGPVSVLSLADAGYAPSNPPEWFADLNPELIVLNVAAGDINGMPDAETLETIKDYSLLRTDQNGWIEITTNGEQMWVNVERNQK